A genomic region of Gemmatimonadota bacterium contains the following coding sequences:
- a CDS encoding N-acetylneuraminate synthase family protein: MGVTVVAEVAQAHEGSLGNALAYVDAVAAAGADVVKFQTHIAAAESTPDEPWRVRFSPQDESRYAYWRRMEFTEPQWTLLAGRARERGIGFVSSPFSEEAFELLERVGVDAWKVASGEVGNVRLLDRMAASGRPVWLSTGMSDRGAVHTAVERLRAASAAVTVFQCTSLYPTPPEKVGLNLLAELRTAHPGCAIGLSDHSGTIFPGLAAVALGVDVVEVHVCFSRATFGPDVPASVTLEELALLVRGIRFLERARAHPVDKDAVAQELAPLRTVFGRSVVAGRDLARGAVLTARDLVAKKPGGGLPPDRLDDLVGRRLARDVRRDERIAVEDVEA; this comes from the coding sequence GTGGGGGTGACGGTGGTGGCCGAGGTGGCCCAGGCCCACGAGGGGAGCCTGGGAAACGCGTTGGCCTACGTGGACGCGGTGGCGGCGGCGGGCGCCGACGTGGTCAAGTTCCAGACGCACATCGCCGCGGCCGAGAGCACGCCCGACGAGCCCTGGCGGGTGCGCTTCAGCCCGCAGGACGAGAGCCGCTACGCCTACTGGCGTCGGATGGAGTTCACCGAGCCGCAGTGGACGCTGCTGGCGGGGCGGGCGCGGGAGCGGGGGATCGGGTTCGTGAGCTCCCCCTTCTCGGAGGAGGCCTTCGAGCTGCTGGAGCGCGTCGGCGTCGACGCCTGGAAGGTCGCGTCGGGCGAGGTGGGCAACGTGCGCCTGCTGGACCGCATGGCCGCGAGCGGGCGGCCCGTCTGGCTGTCGACCGGCATGAGCGACCGGGGCGCGGTCCACACCGCCGTCGAACGACTGCGGGCGGCCTCCGCCGCCGTGACCGTCTTCCAGTGCACGTCCCTGTATCCCACGCCTCCGGAGAAGGTCGGGCTCAACCTCCTGGCGGAGCTCCGCACCGCCCATCCGGGCTGTGCGATCGGTCTCTCCGACCACTCCGGCACCATCTTCCCGGGCCTCGCGGCGGTCGCGCTCGGCGTGGATGTGGTGGAGGTGCACGTCTGCTTCTCGCGCGCCACCTTCGGGCCCGACGTGCCCGCCAGCGTCACGCTGGAGGAACTGGCCCTCCTCGTCCGGGGCATCCGCTTCCTGGAGCGCGCGCGCGCGCACCCGGTGGACAAGGACGCCGTGGCCCAGGAGCTGGCACCGCTGCGCACCGTGTTCGGCCGCAGCGTGGTGGCTGGGCGCGACCTGGCCCGCGGCGCCGTGCTGACCGCGCGTGACCTGGTGGCCAAGAAGCCCGGTGGGGGGCTGCCGCCCGATCGCCTCGACGACCTGGTCGGGCGGCGACTCGCGCGTGACGTCCGGCGCGACGAGCGGATCGCGGTCGAGGACGTGGAGGCGTGA
- the rimI gene encoding ribosomal protein S18-alanine N-acetyltransferase, whose translation MRRADVAAVQAIERAAFSTPWTAATFANLLRWTDRCEALVLEAEVSDHDEPLLAGYAVLRFVEEEGELVNIAIRADLRGQGLGSILLDAVIAAAIGRGLRHLFLEVRRSNLVAQQMYEARGFQSVGVRKGYYSRPVEDARVMLLRLAGAEEEAS comes from the coding sequence ATGCGGCGCGCCGACGTGGCGGCGGTGCAGGCCATCGAGCGCGCGGCCTTCTCCACGCCGTGGACCGCGGCGACGTTCGCCAACCTCCTGCGCTGGACGGACCGGTGCGAGGCGCTCGTCCTCGAGGCGGAGGTGTCCGATCACGATGAGCCCCTCCTGGCCGGATACGCCGTGCTCCGCTTCGTCGAGGAGGAGGGCGAGCTGGTCAACATCGCCATCCGCGCGGACCTGCGGGGCCAGGGGCTGGGGTCGATCCTGCTGGACGCCGTCATCGCGGCGGCGATCGGTCGCGGGCTGCGTCACCTGTTCCTCGAGGTGAGACGGTCCAACCTCGTGGCGCAGCAGATGTACGAGGCGCGCGGCTTCCAGTCCGTCGGAGTCCGCAAGGGCTACTATTCCCGGCCGGTCGAGGATGCGCGGGTGATGCTGCTGCGCCTCGCGGGCGCGGAGGAGGAGGCCTCGTGA
- the tsaB gene encoding tRNA (adenosine(37)-N6)-threonylcarbamoyltransferase complex dimerization subunit type 1 TsaB translates to MTDARPTLQVALDTATDRGTVALAEGDTPPREVALGEARTHARTVVPALEDLLRQAGRSFAEVTAVVVGAGPGSFTGVRVAAATAKALVHVLGIPLLSRSSLEAAAWGPAWEDAEHRLVLFDARGERVFWTHVRAGPGGLVSVVAPIAGELDDVCAHLAGWVGPPPLCAGSGALRHRARLEASGARVQAAAGLPSAAALVALARLDPDGSRVENPARWQPEYLKPWTGRTSGAR, encoded by the coding sequence GTGACCGACGCGCGCCCGACGCTGCAGGTGGCGCTCGACACCGCGACCGACCGCGGCACCGTCGCCCTGGCCGAAGGCGACACGCCTCCGCGGGAGGTCGCGCTGGGCGAGGCCCGGACCCACGCGCGCACGGTCGTGCCCGCGCTCGAGGATCTGCTGCGGCAGGCGGGCCGCTCCTTCGCCGAGGTGACCGCGGTGGTCGTGGGGGCGGGGCCCGGCTCCTTCACCGGCGTGCGGGTCGCGGCCGCCACCGCGAAGGCGCTCGTGCACGTGCTCGGGATCCCGCTGCTCAGCCGCTCGAGCCTCGAGGCGGCCGCCTGGGGCCCGGCGTGGGAGGATGCCGAGCACCGCCTGGTCCTGTTCGATGCCCGGGGCGAGCGGGTCTTCTGGACGCACGTCCGCGCCGGCCCGGGCGGGCTCGTGTCGGTGGTCGCGCCGATCGCCGGGGAACTGGACGACGTGTGCGCCCATCTGGCCGGCTGGGTGGGACCCCCTCCGCTGTGTGCCGGCTCGGGTGCGCTCCGGCACCGCGCGCGCCTCGAGGCGAGCGGGGCCCGGGTCCAGGCCGCGGCGGGACTGCCTTCGGCGGCCGCCCTGGTGGCGCTCGCGCGTCTTGACCCGGATGGATCGCGGGTCGAGAATCCCGCGCGATGGCAACCCGAGTACTTGAAACCGTGGACCGGCCGGACGTCGGGCGCTCGCTGA
- the tsaE gene encoding tRNA (adenosine(37)-N6)-threonylcarbamoyltransferase complex ATPase subunit type 1 TsaE codes for MILGPWDEAALTTWGRELGARVSGPAWIGLRGPLGAGKSVLARALAEGIGVRATMPSPTFNLLFRYAAPQGRSLVHMDLYRLAAPEDLDELGWDELPDGDEMVLVEWPERAGARWPAEQATEIELALVPGAPEQRLVTLRGRALVGDA; via the coding sequence GTGATCCTGGGCCCCTGGGACGAGGCGGCGCTGACGACGTGGGGGCGGGAGCTGGGCGCGCGGGTGTCCGGGCCCGCCTGGATCGGTCTGCGCGGCCCGCTCGGGGCCGGCAAGTCGGTGCTGGCGCGTGCGCTCGCCGAGGGGATCGGCGTGCGCGCGACCATGCCCTCGCCGACGTTCAACCTGCTGTTCCGCTATGCCGCTCCGCAGGGGCGTTCGCTCGTCCACATGGACCTCTACCGCCTCGCCGCCCCCGAGGACCTCGACGAGCTGGGGTGGGACGAGCTTCCCGACGGGGACGAGATGGTGCTGGTCGAGTGGCCCGAACGGGCGGGCGCGCGCTGGCCCGCCGAGCAGGCGACCGAGATCGAGCTGGCCCTGGTGCCGGGGGCCCCGGAGCAGCGCCTGGTGACGCTGCGCGGGCGCGCGCTCGTGGGGGACGCGTGA